In Accipiter gentilis chromosome 18, bAccGen1.1, whole genome shotgun sequence, the following are encoded in one genomic region:
- the LOC126047834 gene encoding alpha-2-macroglobulin-like protein 1, giving the protein MWTTFLLSCLFYTLGIVAQPRYLIIVPAALSYPSSQRVCLDLRGVEKPIRVALTLVHPSGNLSLYRKVVRNNWIFECSKFQVPQPAGSQEVGTVHLRISNGHYFSANEEKQVLIRRAGTGTFIQTDKPVYNPGQTVKFRIVTLTEDFAPVNSKYSVVEVQDPNQNRIGQWLDVRPKQGIADLSFQLAAELSLGTYTISVVNPKASSTFKVEEPVLQKFGVFFEGPAQIYASEKTFPLRVCGRYSYGKAVQGTMRVTLCQKARRHPQNASKDTCREYSGPTMSKGCFTPSVSTSVFSLAPSEEDGKLYAEASLLEMGTGVQINTSSQILISRTAARAVFETPSAYYIPGVPYRGKIKLQDHYGNGMKNRKVYLVIRFMRRRFIKTYITDDSGIASFNLDTTAWNSSSVSLEVTGKAGIVVRGQRIVQVGKLNSKSAAAGQRETVVPVLKGSFSIPLTFTADFTPSPSLVVYTIFPNGGVTADSARFDVALCFENQVKVGFPVKEAHTESPVQLQLQAAPGSLCAVQAVDENMFFVRPESELTRQMVYGLFPAAYRRGYPAQVEEHSDHCVQPQFTSSLLRGKPQHSSQPDIFNLFRNMGLKIFSNLVIKKPLCFHRADRKPTVGGPSTEDQRITKEEPQFTTHGKFHHYFPETWIWNLFSVGSNGSRNVLVTAPAAATEWKVKMFCLAGRGFGLAPTTSLRTVQPLFVDVMLPYSVIRGETFMLKATVFSYLQQCIQIHVALAKSPDYQVEPCRTCRDRECLCAEESKTFTWNVTAVQLGTLNITVRIEVLDTTSRCGGRKPLPATLRRRRTLVKRLLVQPEGVLVEKSYSSLLCPRGGNMAEEPVSLRLPDNVVKGSARASISLSGDLMGMALQNLDRLVQMPHGCGEQNMVLFAPIVYVLQYLEKTRQLTPEIKERATGFLRNGYQMQLLYRHRDGSYSVFGQQDGEGNTWLTAFVVKSFSQARKYIYVDDKNVQDALRWLEQNQLPSGCFATKGSLFHSSLKVGVDDEISLGAYVAAALLELGQPLKGKLMQATLRCLQQAVHNITNIYTEAVLAYAFALAGDYETTQELLYILEEQAIKSGGQIHWSPKPSSPASTDFRPDTQSVDIELTAYVLLAYLSKPRVHAGDMTTAAGIVAWLTRQQNAYGGFASTQDTVVALQALAKYAARTFSASGQALVRVKSQRGFGKAFQVNRQKRLLVQQAALTEVPGQVLVQVHGSSCVFAQTVLRYHEPPPRAAVTFTLRVSTELTNCSQANARVLTVRILTSYIGSRVTSNMVIVEVSLLSGFVLAPRSRMLLEHRTIVKKIEVKASVVYIYLEKLNDESQTFILQLEQVIPIKNLKPAAIKVYDYYQPEERALADYGAVCS; this is encoded by the exons ATGTGGACTACTTTCCTCCTGAGCTGCCTGTTCTACACCCTGGGGATAGTGGCACAACC GAGGTATCTGATCATCGTTCCAGCTGCACTGTCCTACCCCTCTTCTCAGAGGGTGTGCTTGGACCTCCGAGGGGTGGAGAAGCCTATTCGTGTGGCCTTAACTCTCGTGCATCCATCTGGCAACCTCAGCCTCTACCGCAAGGTGGTCCGGAACAACTGGATCTTTGAGTGCTCCAAATTTCAG GTCCCCCAacctgcaggcagccaggaggTGGGCACTGTCCACCTGCGCATCTCCAACGGCCACTACTTCAGTGCAAATGAAGAGAAGCAAGTCCTGATCCGCAGAGCTGGCACAGGCACCTTCATCCAGACGGATAAACCCGTCTATAACCCAGGACAGACAG TGAAATTCCGGATCGTGACATTGACCGAAGATTTTGCTCCCGTTAACAGCAAG TACTCCGTGGTGGAAGTCCAG GACCCAAACCAAAACCGCATTGGCCAGTGGCTGGATGTGAGACCAAAGCAGGGCATTGCAGATCTCTCTTTCCAGTTAGCTGCCGAACTCTCTCTGGGGACTTACACCATCAGTGTGGTGAACCCAAAAGCGTCCAGTACCTTTAAGGTGGAGGAACCTG tgttgcAAAAGTTTGGTGTTTTCTTTGAGGGACCAGCTCAGATTTATGCTTCCGAAAAAACTTTCCCACTGCGTGTGTGCGGCAG GTACAGCTATGGGAAAGCAGTGCAAGGGACCATGCGGGTGACTTTGTGCCAGAAGGCAAGGAGGCATCCTCAAAATGCTAGCAAGGACACCTGTAGGGAATACAGCGGTCCG ACCATGAGCAAGGGGTGCTTTACCCCTTCGGTGAGCACGTCAGTCTTCAGCCTGGCTCCCAGTGAGGAGGATGGCAAGCTCTATGCAGAAGCCTCTCTCCTGGAGATGGGCACAG GGGTGCAGATCAACACCTCCAGCCAAATCCTCATCTCCAGGACAGCTGCAAGGGCAGTGTTTGAGACACCAAGTGCATATTACATCCCTGGAGTACCGTACAGggggaag ATTAAGCTTCAGGATCACTATGGAAATggtatgaaaaacagaaaagtttatCTTGTGATAAGGTTCATGAGGCGTCGGTTTATCAAAACATACATCACGGATGACAGTGGAATAGCATCGTTCAACCTGGACACAACTGCCTGGAACAGCTCATCAGTATCTTTGGAG GTCACTGGGAAGGCTGGAATTGTTGTCAGGGGCCAGAGGATTGTCCAGGTCGGGAAGCTGAACAGTAAGTCTGCAGCTGCTGGACAACGGGAAACAGTTGTGCCTG TGTTGAAGGGCTCCTTCTCCATCCCTTTGACCTTCACTGCTGACTTCACCCCATCACCTTCCTTAGTGGTGTACACCATCTTCCCCAATGGAGGGGTAACAGCTGACAGCGCCCGTTTTGATGTTGCCTTGTGCTTTGAAAACCAG GTCAAGGTAGGATTCCCAGTTAAAGAAGCCCACACAGAGTCACCAGTGCAGCTCCAactgcaggcagcccctggctCCCTGTGTGCAGTACAAGCAGTggatgaaaacatgttttttgtGAGACCAGAGAGTGAGCTGACAAGGCAAATG GTCTATGGTTTGTTCCCTGCTGCCTACCGACGTGGATACCCTGCCCAAGTAGAAGAGCATTCAGATCACTGTGTTCAGCCCCAGTTCACATCATCTCTGCTGCGAGGGAAGCCACAACATTCCTCTCAGCCTGACATCTTTAACCTCTTCCGG AACATGGGGCTGAAAATCTTCTCAAACCTCGTAATCAAGAAGCCTCTGTGCTTTCATCGGGCAGATAGGAAGCCAACCGTGG GGGGACCTTCTACAGAAGACCAAAGAATCACTAAGGAAGAACCCCAATTTACAACCCATGGAAAATTTCACCACTATTTCCCTGAAACTTGGATCTGGAATCTGTTCTCTGTTGG CTCCAACGGCAGCAGGAATGTCCTGGTCACGGCGCCTGCTGCTGCCACAGAGTGGAAAGTCAAGATGTTCTGCTTGGCGGGGAGGGGATTTGGCCTTGCCCCGACCACGAGCCTCAGAACGGTCCAGCCCCTCTTTGTGGATGTGATGCTGCCATATTCTGTCATCCGAGGTGAGACCTTCATGCTGAAAGCTACTGTCTTCAGCTACCTGCAGCAGTGCATACAG ATCCACGTGGCCCTGGCTAAATCCCCAGACTACCAGGTGGAGCCATGCCGGACCTGCAGGGACAGGGAGTGTCTGTGTGCAGAGGAGTCCAAGACCTTCACGTGGAATGTGACAGCAGTCCAGCTGG GGACTCTGAATATCACAGTGAGGATAGAGGTACTGGACACCACGTCACGGTGTGGGGGCAGGAAGCCCTTGCCAGCTACCCTGCGGCGGAGGCGTACGCTGGTCAAACGCTTGCTGGTCCAG ccagaAGGTGTGTTAGTGGAGAAGTCTTACAGCTCCCTTCTGTGCCCAAGAGGAG GAAACATGGCTGAAGAACCTGTGTCCCTTCGCCTCCCTGACAATGTAGTAAAGGGATCTGCCAGGGCTTCCATTTCTCTCTCAG GTGACCTCATGGGCATGGCACTGCAGAACCTGGACCGCCTGGTGCAGATGCCCCACGGCTGTGGGGAGCAGAACATGGTGCTGTTTGCCCCCATTGTCTATGTGCTGCAGTACCTGGAGAAGACGAGGCAGCTGACCCCTGAGATCAAGGAGAGGGCAACAGGATTCCTGCGCAACG GGTACCAGATGCAGCTTCTTTATAGGCACAGAGATGGGTCCTACAGTGTCTTtgggcagcaggatggggaagggaaCACTTG GCTGACAGCTTTTGTAGTCAAGAGTTTCAGCCAAGCCAGAAAATACATCTATGTAGACGACAAGAATGTCCAGGATGCCCTACGCTGGCTAGAGCAAAACCAGCTCCCCAGTGGCTGCTTTGCCACCAAAGGGAGCCTCTTTCACTCCTCCCTAAAG GTCGGCGTGGATGATGAAATCTCCCTGGGGGCATATGTcgctgcagcactgctggagctggGTCAGCCGCTGAAG GGCAAGCTGATGCAGGCTACTCtccgctgcctgcagcaggcgGTTCACAACATCACCAACATCTACACAGAAGCTGTGCTGGCCTATGCCTTTGCCCTGGCTGGGGACTATGAAACGACCCAGGAGCTGCTGTACATACTGGAGGAACAGGCCATCAAATCAG GAGGACAAATCCACTGGAGCCCCAAGCCAAGCTCTCCAGCTTCCACAGACTTCCGGCCTGATACTCAGTCAGTGGACATAGAGTTGACAGCCTATGTGCTCCTGGCGTACCTCTCTAAGCCACGGGTGCATGCAGGTGACATGACAACTGCAGCTGGTATCGTAGCATGGCTGACCCGGCAGCAGAACGCCTACGGGGGCTTTGCCTCCACCCAG GACACAGTCGTTGCCTTGCAAGCCTTAGCAAAATACGCAGCAAGGACGTTCAGCGCATCAGGCCAGGCGCTTGTGAGGGTGAAGTCCCAGAGGGGTTTCGGGAAGGCTTTCCAAGTCAACCGCCAGAAGCGGCTGCTGGTGCAGCAGGCAGCACTGACGGAGGTCCCGGGGCAGGTCCTGGTGCAGGTCCACGGCAGCAGCTGTGTCTTCGCTCAG ACAGTGCTGAGGTACCACGAGCCTCCCCCACGGGCTGCTGTAACCTTCACTCTGCGTGTCAGCACGGAGTTGACCAACTGTAGCCAAGCCAACGCACGTGTCCTCACCGTCCGCATCCTCACCAG ctACATCGGGAGCAGAGTCACATCCAACATGGTGATCGTGGAGGTCTCCCTGCTGTCCGGATTTGTCCTGGCTCCTCGATCCAGGATGTTG CTGGAGCACAGAACCATTGTTAAGAAAATAGAAGTGAAAGCTAGTGTGGTCTACATTTATCTGGAGAAG CTCAACGATGAATCTCAGACTTTTATTCTGCAACTGGAACAAGTCATTCCGATAAAGAACCTGAAACCGGCCGCCATCAAAGTCTACGATTACTACCAGCCAG AGGAGCGAGCCTTGGCTGACTACGGTGCTGTCTGTAGTTGA